A genomic stretch from Shewanella woodyi ATCC 51908 includes:
- a CDS encoding cytochrome b/b6 domain-containing protein: MTNKMPVAKSLLCSRVSRKLHWCLVFSVFMTYITAYYRYWYTSQSEVANWYLLLVHINFGILVLVLTVVMLTYRMLKRSAHVTKSSVLAARVVHYCLYFILLMMPIAAYIGTAVDIPLLGAVYLPGFFRFEVVEHWIREELGMLMIAFIEPFAIFHKDVGADIILPFLLLGHIGAAAVHLCQQDGMSCNNEKR, translated from the coding sequence ATGACAAATAAAATGCCTGTGGCCAAGAGCTTGTTATGCAGTAGAGTGAGCCGAAAACTGCACTGGTGCTTGGTCTTTAGTGTGTTTATGACATACATCACAGCCTATTATCGTTATTGGTATACATCTCAGAGTGAAGTGGCGAACTGGTACCTTCTGCTTGTCCATATCAACTTTGGTATTCTGGTGCTAGTGCTAACTGTTGTTATGCTGACTTACCGAATGCTAAAGAGGTCAGCGCATGTCACTAAGTCGAGTGTTCTAGCTGCTAGAGTAGTCCATTATTGCTTGTATTTTATCTTGCTCATGATGCCTATCGCGGCCTACATAGGCACAGCTGTCGATATACCTCTGCTAGGCGCTGTTTACTTACCTGGATTTTTTAGGTTTGAAGTGGTTGAGCACTGGATAAGAGAGGAGTTAGGGATGCTGATGATCGCCTTTATTGAGCCATTTGCTATCTTTCATAAAGATGTCGGCGCCGACATCATTTTACCATTTTTACTCTTGGGGCACATAGGTGCTGCAGCTGTTCATCTGTGTCAGCAAGATGGAATGAGCTGTAACAACGAAAAAAGGTAA
- a CDS encoding substrate-binding periplasmic protein, producing MSLLAQERPARIVFSTSNYEPYVVNTKGVASGVIPDIIEEALKGSVFAPDIIFEPWLRGEHALKAGKVFACFPYLKTAERQGEFVFSDPLIYFFPKFFYLKSRFPNGFEWQKLSDFKGYTLGGVRGYWYEKQFKQAGLTIHYVTSDKQNIEMLKLKRVDFTLIDELVGWELVGQSFPKELASYEVASKPESSAAFHLMISHNYPNSKAITRTFNLGLRRIVENGTYQKILERYQVPQGYSVAD from the coding sequence ATGAGTTTACTCGCACAAGAGAGACCTGCACGTATTGTGTTTTCAACCAGCAATTATGAGCCCTATGTGGTCAATACCAAAGGGGTTGCAAGTGGAGTGATCCCTGACATTATCGAAGAGGCGTTAAAAGGTAGTGTTTTTGCACCTGATATTATTTTCGAGCCATGGCTCCGTGGTGAGCATGCATTAAAAGCAGGAAAGGTATTTGCCTGTTTCCCCTACCTTAAAACAGCAGAGCGGCAGGGTGAGTTTGTTTTTTCTGATCCACTTATCTATTTTTTTCCTAAATTCTTTTACCTGAAATCTCGCTTCCCCAATGGGTTTGAATGGCAGAAGTTGTCTGACTTCAAAGGTTACACTTTAGGAGGTGTCAGGGGATACTGGTATGAGAAACAGTTTAAACAAGCAGGTTTAACGATTCATTATGTGACTTCAGATAAACAGAATATTGAGATGCTAAAGCTAAAAAGGGTAGATTTTACCTTAATAGATGAGCTAGTGGGGTGGGAGTTAGTGGGTCAATCTTTCCCTAAAGAGCTTGCCAGTTATGAGGTGGCTTCGAAGCCTGAAAGCAGCGCAGCTTTTCACCTGATGATCTCGCACAACTACCCAAACTCAAAGGCGATCACTCGGACGTTTAACTTAGGGTTAAGGAGGATTGTTGAAAACGGAACTTATCAGAAGATATTGGAGCGCTATCAGGTGCCTCAAGGGTACTCTGTGGCTGATTGA
- a CDS encoding phosphoribosylaminoimidazolesuccinocarboxamide synthase, with translation MNLSNKVLAVNDDLPIRTDKAVHSGKVRSVYWLTEQDSARLIQQKGYDVPVDTPLAIMVISDRISAFDCIWQGEGGLNGVPGKGAALNAISNHWFKLFKEKGLADSHILDVPHPFVWIVQKAQPVMVEAIARQYITGSMWRAYSSGEREFCGIRLPEGLEKDQKLPEILITPSTKGVLTGLEGVPEADDVNVSRADLERHLEGFNFRNLSDIDLYEKLLKEGFAVISDALDAQDQIFIDTKFEFGYVKNANGQEKLIYMDEVGTPDSSRIWDGPAHRDGKIIEKSKEGFRQWLLNHFPDPDILLNKERMPERFALAADNKLPQSVMMDISNTYVGIAEKVIGKKLTISEDPKQEIIDILRNEYQLITD, from the coding sequence ATGAATCTCTCTAATAAAGTTCTCGCAGTTAATGATGATCTTCCTATTCGTACAGATAAGGCCGTTCATTCTGGTAAGGTTCGCAGTGTTTACTGGCTTACAGAGCAAGATAGTGCGCGTTTAATTCAACAAAAAGGCTACGACGTTCCTGTCGATACTCCCCTTGCAATTATGGTGATCAGTGATCGCATCTCTGCATTTGACTGCATCTGGCAAGGCGAAGGCGGTCTTAATGGTGTCCCAGGAAAAGGAGCGGCGCTAAACGCTATCTCAAACCACTGGTTTAAACTCTTTAAAGAGAAAGGGTTAGCCGACAGCCATATTCTCGATGTGCCACATCCTTTCGTATGGATTGTTCAAAAAGCACAACCAGTTATGGTTGAAGCCATTGCCAGACAGTACATCACAGGCTCTATGTGGCGCGCATACAGCTCTGGTGAGCGTGAATTTTGCGGCATTAGGCTACCGGAAGGATTAGAGAAAGATCAAAAACTTCCCGAAATTTTAATCACACCATCGACTAAAGGTGTGTTAACAGGCCTTGAAGGCGTACCTGAAGCCGATGATGTAAACGTCTCTCGTGCCGATCTAGAGCGCCACCTTGAAGGGTTTAACTTCCGTAACCTCTCTGATATTGACCTCTACGAAAAACTCCTCAAAGAGGGCTTTGCAGTGATCAGTGACGCTCTTGATGCACAAGATCAGATCTTTATCGACACCAAGTTTGAGTTTGGCTACGTTAAAAATGCAAACGGGCAGGAGAAGCTTATCTATATGGATGAAGTGGGCACACCTGACAGCTCACGGATCTGGGATGGCCCGGCACACCGAGATGGCAAGATAATCGAAAAATCAAAAGAGGGATTCAGACAGTGGTTACTTAATCACTTCCCAGATCCGGATATCTTGCTAAACAAGGAGCGCATGCCTGAGCGTTTCGCACTCGCTGCCGATAACAAGTTACCTCAATCCGTCATGATGGATATCTCAAACACCTATGTCGGTATTGCAGAGAAGGTCATAGGGAAAAAGCTGACTATCAGTGAGGATCCTAAGCAAGAGATCATCGATATTCTACGCAATGAGTATCAGCTCATCACAGATTAA
- a CDS encoding MFS transporter: protein MNSDVSLSRFRQFPRLMWIFLFGSFITRGSYYMVWPFLAVILYERFALSATQVGLILSSAAIISVFTSFIGSSLSDRIGRHQLMYLTGILYIISFSLLAEVDTVSGYVVVMTLCSIATSLWRPLTSAAIGDIITDPKTRELAMQSLYFIVNVGCAVGPLLGVWLGLTGEQSSFYITAVAFALLLVLLYWGFKDHARDKSETESSDSQKAQHTDVKKTKAPVVTRKIMMTILLEDKLLQCLILANVLCMFIYAQMDSSLIQYLTRSEAPNLLELISAMIFTNALVIISTQFLLLKIMARHSLIKRIQFGLVLLIISQVWLAMNPIDLFWGWIGAVIVMSLAETILFPTMNVHIDRLAPDHLRGAYFGAASFYEFGFAFAPLGGGIILDHFGGYWLFMTGAALSLFVIYLYGILERLPRPDFEQIKVN from the coding sequence GTGAACAGTGACGTTTCTCTCAGCAGATTTAGACAGTTCCCACGCCTAATGTGGATCTTTCTATTTGGCTCCTTTATCACCCGCGGTAGCTATTATATGGTCTGGCCGTTTCTAGCGGTGATCTTATATGAGAGGTTTGCCTTATCGGCCACGCAGGTAGGACTTATTTTATCCAGTGCCGCCATTATTTCGGTTTTTACTAGCTTTATCGGTAGCTCTTTATCTGACCGAATTGGTCGGCACCAGCTGATGTACTTAACAGGCATTCTCTACATCATCTCATTTTCGTTGCTGGCGGAGGTTGATACGGTCAGCGGCTATGTGGTGGTGATGACATTGTGCTCGATTGCCACCTCTTTGTGGCGTCCACTCACCTCAGCAGCAATTGGTGACATCATCACAGATCCCAAAACTCGTGAGTTGGCGATGCAGTCGCTCTACTTCATCGTGAATGTAGGCTGCGCTGTGGGTCCTCTATTGGGAGTGTGGTTAGGTCTTACTGGCGAGCAATCGAGTTTCTACATTACCGCAGTGGCCTTTGCCTTACTGCTTGTTCTGCTCTATTGGGGATTTAAAGATCATGCCAGAGATAAGAGTGAAACAGAAAGCAGCGATAGCCAAAAAGCGCAGCACACTGATGTTAAAAAAACCAAAGCGCCAGTGGTTACCCGCAAGATCATGATGACTATTTTACTGGAAGATAAGCTACTTCAATGCCTGATCTTGGCTAATGTACTCTGCATGTTTATCTATGCTCAGATGGACAGTTCATTAATCCAATACTTAACCCGCTCTGAGGCACCAAACCTGCTTGAACTCATCTCCGCGATGATATTCACCAATGCCTTAGTGATAATCTCCACCCAGTTTTTACTGTTAAAAATAATGGCTCGCCATAGCTTAATCAAGCGGATCCAGTTTGGCTTGGTATTACTGATTATCTCGCAAGTCTGGTTAGCGATGAACCCAATTGATCTCTTTTGGGGTTGGATTGGCGCGGTAATAGTGATGAGCTTGGCCGAGACCATTCTATTTCCGACCATGAATGTGCATATCGACCGTTTAGCACCAGACCACCTTCGAGGCGCTTACTTTGGAGCCGCTTCTTTTTATGAATTTGGCTTTGCTTTTGCCCCCCTTGGCGGCGGTATTATACTCGACCACTTCGGGGGTTATTGGTTATTTATGACCGGTGCGGCTCTCTCACTATTCGTCATCTACCTCTATGGTATTTTAGAACGCTTACCTCGACCTGACTTTGAGCAGATAAAAGTGAATTAA